The Tissierellales bacterium genome contains the following window.
GCACATATAGTGGAATTCCTCATGTTATTATGGAATTTAATAGTGAAGAAGCAGCGGTAGAAGAATTTACTGCTAGAGTAGAAAAGGTTTATGAAGAGATTTAAATAAAAAATGCGCTGATACATTTAAGTATTAGCGCATTTTCTTTAATTGCCCAAATAAAATTCAATTTTGAAAAGTCTTCCTAATATATTTACTTCTTTTTGTTGTACCTTAATCTGGCGTAAGGTATTAGGATGACTTATCAAATAATAATTTGATTGGTCAGCGTATTTCAGTTTTCGTATCATTCGTTGACCTTTAAATTCTACAAAATAGATTCCATTTTTGTTAAATGTTTTTGTTTTTTCAACAAGAGCATAGTCATTTTTATGCAGTCTCAAACCTTTCATTTCTAAATCATTTACTTGTATATAGAAAAGTCGTTCTTTGTTAAAACCTTCAACTCTATTATCTATAATTGGTAGTCTACGAGTAGATAATAGTGTTTTTAAAGAGTAATCATATACAGGTAATTCTGCAAAAGCATTCCCAAATGCAGTTTCCCAAACATGAGATTCTTTAGTTGTGTTTGTATTTTTCTTAGACTTAGGTTTATAATTTGTTTCACCAGCTAATAAATCTTCCATAGTTTCATAAATCTCTGTTTCAGATCTTGCTATGGAGAACTGATTGCTTTCGACATCTTGACCCAAAGCTTTTTCGATTTTTCTTAAAACTTGGTCTTTTATTATTATTTTACTAGATTCAACATCTAATATATATTTTTCAGATACACCTATTTTTTTAGCTAATTGCTTAGCTGTCATGTTTTTTTGAATTCTAATCTTTTGTATTTCTTGTCCTATTTTGTTCATATAAATACCTTCTTTTGTCGTTTATTTAATCTCCGAAAGAAATGCCTAGGGCTTTGGCAACAGAAACAAGTTCACCATCAGGATTAACTTGTTTATTTTCACCAATTACATTTTCGAGAGATTCATATGATAATTTACCTTCTTTTATTGCAACCATATTTCCAAATTTGCCTTCCATGGCTAATTCAACAGCAGCAGCTCCATAACGAGTAGATAACAGACGATCATATGCCGATGTTATACCTCCACGTTGCAAGTGACCTAGAACTGTACAGCGAATCTCATGTTCTGTTATTCTTTCTTCAAGGTCTTTTGCTAGTTTATTTCCAATTCCGCCCAATCTAATTGGATCAGGACTGTCTTTCACGACTTTATTCACAATTTGTTGTCCACCTAACTCTTTTGCTCCTTCTGCAACTACGATTATACTAAATGGTATGCCAGCATTGCTTCTTTGCATTATCTTTTCAGAAACAGCTTCTACAGAGTAGGGAATTTCAGGAATCAATATAACATCTGCAGAACCAGCAATACCTGCATGCAAGGCAATCCAACCAGCATGTCTGCCCATTACTTCTAAAAGCATTATTCTATGGTGTGATTCAGCAGTAGTGTGAAGTTTATCTAAAGCATCGACTACAACATCAACAGCAGAGTTGAAGCCAAAAGTAACATCTGTAGAAGAGAGGTCATTGTCTATAGTTTTTGGCACACCAATTACATTGACTCCTTTTCTAGCAAAATCTCTTGCACTTGTAAGTGTTCCGTCTCCGCCTAATATTATCAAGACATCAATGTTTTCTTTTTTTAGATTTTCAACAGCTACATCGGAAACATCTTTTTTTATTTCTAGACCGTTTTCTTCCACCGTATAATCGAATAAGTTGTCCTTATTAGAACTATATAATATAGTTCCACCTTTATGCAATATACCAGATACGGCTTCTAAATCGAGATTTACAAAATCATTGTTATAAAGACCACGATAACCAAATTTATAGCCGATAACTTCACATCCATATTTTAGTATAGCGGTTCTAGTCACTGCACGAATTACGGCATTAAGACCTGGACAATCGCCACCACCTGTTAGTAATGCAATTTTTTTTACTTCATTCATCATCATCACTCCAATTTTAAAATACGATATCACAAGATTGAGATATCTAACAATAGCTATGAATATCTTTAAGTTCCCCCCGAAACATACAAGAAAATCCACATAAGTATATTATACATCAATGAGAAATGCTTAGCACGAGTAAAATCAAAGAGAATAGATTATATTTGTATAATTTAGAATATTATTGATTCAAATAATCGCTTAATTTATTAGCTGCAATTAAAGCATAGTGAATATCTTCATCAGACGGTAAGTGCTTTCGGTGAATCAAT
Protein-coding sequences here:
- a CDS encoding LexA family transcriptional regulator, giving the protein MNKIGQEIQKIRIQKNMTAKQLAKKIGVSEKYILDVESSKIIIKDQVLRKIEKALGQDVESNQFSIARSETEIYETMEDLLAGETNYKPKSKKNTNTTKESHVWETAFGNAFAELPVYDYSLKTLLSTRRLPIIDNRVEGFNKERLFYIQVNDLEMKGLRLHKNDYALVEKTKTFNKNGIYFVEFKGQRMIRKLKYADQSNYYLISHPNTLRQIKVQQKEVNILGRLFKIEFYLGN
- a CDS encoding 6-phosphofructokinase translates to MNEVKKIALLTGGGDCPGLNAVIRAVTRTAILKYGCEVIGYKFGYRGLYNNDFVNLDLEAVSGILHKGGTILYSSNKDNLFDYTVEENGLEIKKDVSDVAVENLKKENIDVLIILGGDGTLTSARDFARKGVNVIGVPKTIDNDLSSTDVTFGFNSAVDVVVDALDKLHTTAESHHRIMLLEVMGRHAGWIALHAGIAGSADVILIPEIPYSVEAVSEKIMQRSNAGIPFSIIVVAEGAKELGGQQIVNKVVKDSPDPIRLGGIGNKLAKDLEERITEHEIRCTVLGHLQRGGITSAYDRLLSTRYGAAAVELAMEGKFGNMVAIKEGKLSYESLENVIGENKQVNPDGELVSVAKALGISFGD